One Bremerella sp. JC817 genomic window carries:
- a CDS encoding amidohydrolase family protein — MIRRYRVGWLFTISGAPIQDATVSVEDGRIVAIEENGIWPDAVDLRSWAIMPALVNAHTHLEFSNLEAPLGTEAMPFPQWITEVVRYRQGFGEDLAVERAHAIRNGLQQSASFGVGVVGEIATLPLLEASYDRSQVHVVSMLEVLGLDPERAAERIVQAETHAGYPWSSKLVTPGISPHAPYTVQMEIVDQCAKLSQKHQLPLAMHLGESLEELELLEKGTGPFRVMLENMGLFQAEDFPGGRKVSDYIQHLTSAYRALIVHGNYLAEASYEVLQQFPDKLTVCYCPRTHAYFHHPKHPIEEMLGQGIRVVLGTDSRASSPDLNLWAEVQHVHHTFPDIPAEQLLTMVTRDAAYALGLEERYGTIEPGYQARVAAFAVGSDCPDVLTTMLAGQPRLWDLEAGLDNLDLATA; from the coding sequence ATGATTCGCAGGTATCGTGTCGGCTGGCTATTCACCATCAGTGGAGCGCCCATCCAAGACGCCACGGTTTCCGTCGAAGATGGCAGGATCGTCGCGATCGAAGAAAATGGAATCTGGCCCGATGCGGTCGACCTGCGTTCGTGGGCGATTATGCCGGCGCTGGTAAATGCCCACACCCATCTCGAGTTCAGCAATCTTGAAGCTCCGCTCGGTACCGAAGCGATGCCTTTTCCGCAGTGGATTACGGAAGTGGTTCGTTATCGTCAGGGTTTTGGCGAAGATCTGGCGGTCGAACGGGCTCATGCAATTCGCAACGGCTTACAGCAGTCGGCAAGTTTCGGCGTGGGTGTCGTGGGCGAGATCGCCACGCTTCCGCTGTTGGAAGCATCGTACGATCGATCCCAGGTTCACGTGGTCTCGATGCTGGAAGTTCTCGGGCTCGATCCGGAACGGGCGGCCGAAAGGATCGTCCAGGCCGAGACCCATGCAGGGTATCCTTGGTCCAGCAAGTTGGTGACGCCAGGGATCAGTCCCCATGCTCCGTACACGGTGCAGATGGAAATTGTCGATCAGTGTGCGAAGCTTTCACAAAAGCATCAGTTGCCGCTGGCGATGCACCTGGGCGAGTCGCTGGAAGAGCTAGAGCTTCTCGAAAAAGGGACCGGGCCATTTCGAGTGATGCTCGAAAACATGGGACTGTTCCAAGCGGAAGACTTCCCAGGCGGTCGGAAGGTCTCGGATTACATCCAGCATCTGACCTCGGCCTATCGGGCCTTGATTGTGCATGGCAATTATCTGGCGGAAGCGAGTTACGAGGTCTTGCAGCAGTTTCCCGATAAGCTGACCGTCTGCTATTGCCCGCGAACGCACGCTTATTTCCATCATCCGAAGCATCCAATCGAAGAGATGTTAGGGCAGGGGATTCGCGTCGTGCTGGGGACCGATTCGCGGGCATCGAGCCCTGATTTAAATCTGTGGGCGGAAGTTCAGCACGTCCATCACACGTTCCCCGATATTCCGGCCGAGCAGCTCTTGACGATGGTTACGCGGGATGCCGCGTACGCGTTAGGTCTGGAAGAACGCTACGGCACGATCGAACCGGGCTATCAGGCTCGCGTTGCTGCGTTTGCCGTGGGAAGCGATTGTCCCGACGTGCTGACCACTATGTTGGCTGGCCAGCCAAGACTTTGGGACCTGGAGGCCGGGCTAGACAATCTCGACCTTGCCACTGCCTGA
- a CDS encoding RNA pseudouridine synthase, which translates to MNSPVTPPFEVLYEKGPCICVLKQAGLLTQAPPGIDNLELQVREFCKRRDGKTGKIYLAIIHRLDRPVSGAIVFCRNVRAAQRLSAQFRERSVRKTYWAIVEGVVPEDSGEWTDHVRKIPDVAQGEVVAAGSDDARPAELSFEVLARTSTHSLLEIELGTGRYHQIRLQCASRQFPILGDSLYGAQQAFGPIVEDPRQQHIALHARRLQFRHPMVEEQVDVVAPLSSAWLENEAWQELARQSSREIQP; encoded by the coding sequence ATGAACTCGCCTGTGACGCCACCATTTGAAGTCTTATACGAAAAAGGTCCCTGCATCTGCGTGCTGAAGCAGGCCGGGTTGCTCACGCAAGCGCCCCCCGGAATCGACAACCTGGAACTTCAGGTGCGCGAGTTCTGCAAGCGGCGTGACGGTAAGACCGGCAAAATCTACCTGGCGATCATCCATCGGCTTGATCGCCCCGTTTCGGGAGCGATTGTGTTTTGCCGCAATGTGCGGGCAGCCCAGCGACTCTCGGCCCAATTTCGCGAGCGAAGTGTACGAAAGACATATTGGGCGATCGTCGAAGGTGTCGTGCCGGAAGATTCGGGGGAGTGGACCGATCACGTTCGTAAGATCCCCGATGTCGCCCAAGGCGAAGTGGTCGCGGCTGGCAGCGACGATGCCCGGCCGGCGGAGCTTTCGTTCGAGGTGCTAGCGCGGACTTCGACGCATTCCCTGCTGGAGATCGAGCTGGGAACCGGTCGATACCATCAAATCCGCCTGCAATGTGCTTCCCGGCAGTTTCCCATTCTCGGCGATTCGCTGTATGGTGCTCAGCAGGCCTTTGGCCCGATCGTCGAAGATCCGCGGCAGCAGCATATTGCCTTGCACGCTCGGCGGCTGCAATTCCGGCACCCGATGGTTGAAGAACAGGTCGATGTCGTGGCACCATTGTCATCGGCATGGTTAGAAAACGAAGCCTGGCAGGAACTGGCTCGTCAAAGCAGTAGGGAGATTCAACCATGA
- a CDS encoding Gfo/Idh/MocA family oxidoreductase codes for MTIRKSRREFLEDSMFAAAAAAAFAAPTSLLAAEEKQSKSPNEKLHVAVIGLNGRGNAHIGGFTNRDDVIITHLCDVDSKFHESKVEGVAKRQDGHKPKFETDLRRVLDDPSVDIVSIATPNHQHSLQAIWALQAGKDVYVEKPVSHNVSEGRRAVEAARKYNRICQAGTQSRSNPGMIEAIEFVHSGKIGDVKVARGLCYKPRKSIGPKGVYQPPKTVDYSLWLGPAQMQEVTRPQFHYDWHWQMPFGNGDLGNQGIHQMDLARWGLNVNELSKAVISYGGRFGYEDAGTTPNTQVVVHDYGDKSLVFEVRGLVYDKKLKESSVSYKGSKIGVIFEGTDGYVVMTTYHSGSAFDKDGNKIRDFNGGGDQNHYNNFVEAVRSRDVDHLNGDILEGHLSSALCHTGLISYQMGEQVSPEECLERMEDIKTTENVRATMERVQDHLRDNGVDIVKEGVTLGPMLPFDPKTETFVDNKEADGYLTRNYRKGFEVPAEGKV; via the coding sequence ATGACGATTCGCAAGTCTCGCCGCGAGTTCCTGGAAGATTCCATGTTTGCCGCCGCCGCGGCCGCTGCTTTCGCGGCTCCGACTTCGCTGCTGGCCGCAGAAGAAAAGCAAAGCAAAAGCCCCAACGAAAAGCTGCATGTTGCGGTGATCGGTTTGAATGGCCGCGGTAACGCCCACATCGGTGGCTTCACCAATCGCGACGACGTGATCATTACCCACCTGTGCGATGTCGACTCGAAGTTCCACGAAAGCAAAGTCGAAGGTGTCGCCAAGCGTCAGGATGGTCACAAGCCAAAGTTTGAGACCGACCTTCGCCGCGTACTGGATGACCCATCGGTCGATATCGTCAGCATCGCGACCCCAAACCATCAGCACTCGCTCCAGGCCATTTGGGCATTGCAGGCCGGCAAAGACGTCTACGTCGAAAAGCCAGTCAGTCACAACGTCAGCGAAGGCCGTCGCGCTGTCGAAGCGGCACGCAAGTACAACCGTATCTGCCAGGCCGGTACCCAAAGCCGCTCGAACCCCGGCATGATCGAAGCGATCGAGTTCGTTCACAGCGGCAAGATCGGCGACGTGAAGGTTGCTCGTGGTCTGTGCTACAAGCCTCGTAAGAGCATCGGTCCGAAGGGCGTTTATCAGCCGCCAAAGACCGTGGACTACAGCCTGTGGCTTGGCCCAGCACAGATGCAGGAAGTAACCCGTCCTCAGTTCCACTACGACTGGCATTGGCAGATGCCTTTCGGCAACGGTGACTTGGGCAACCAAGGTATCCATCAGATGGACCTGGCTCGCTGGGGCTTGAACGTCAACGAACTGAGCAAGGCGGTGATCAGCTACGGCGGTCGCTTCGGTTACGAAGATGCCGGCACCACGCCCAACACCCAGGTCGTCGTTCACGACTACGGCGACAAGTCGCTGGTCTTCGAAGTGCGTGGCCTGGTCTACGACAAGAAGTTGAAGGAAAGCTCGGTCAGCTACAAGGGCTCGAAGATCGGCGTGATCTTTGAAGGTACCGATGGCTATGTTGTCATGACCACCTACCACTCCGGTTCGGCCTTCGACAAAGATGGCAACAAGATCCGCGACTTCAACGGTGGTGGCGACCAGAACCACTACAACAACTTCGTGGAAGCCGTTCGTAGCCGCGACGTTGACCACCTCAACGGCGACATCCTGGAAGGTCACCTCTCGAGTGCTCTGTGCCATACCGGGCTCATCTCGTACCAGATGGGTGAACAGGTTTCTCCAGAAGAATGCCTGGAACGGATGGAAGACATCAAGACGACCGAAAACGTTCGTGCGACCATGGAACGTGTCCAGGATCACCTCCGCGACAACGGTGTCGACATCGTGAAAGAAGGTGTCACGCTCGGCCCGATGCTGCCATTCGATCCGAAGACCGAAACCTTCGTCGACAACAAGGAAGCCGACGGTTATCTGACTCGCAACTACCGCAAGGGCTTCGAAGTTCCAGCGGAAGGCAAAGTCTAA
- a CDS encoding SDR family NAD(P)-dependent oxidoreductase: protein MRRKLDGLRMLITGASSGIGRSMAILAAEAGAKLLLTARREDRLEELLGVLHAKGCDARYVVGDVTDPAHRQHLVERAESDFRGLDVLVNNAGVGAYGSFEDATPERLRTLMEVNFFAPVELTRLMLPILEKGTTSAVCNISSVLAHRAVPGKSEYCASKFALHGFSDALRAEVSSKGIDVILVSPSTTSSEFAAAVIEKRGRVPAQGKFVRTPHSVAIAALRAIRLGRHEIIPSKTGFAMVLLDRLCPSLADWAVAKFGYV from the coding sequence ATGCGGAGAAAACTCGATGGCCTGCGGATGCTCATCACGGGGGCGTCCTCAGGCATTGGCCGTTCGATGGCAATTCTGGCGGCCGAGGCAGGGGCAAAGCTGCTGCTAACAGCCCGCCGCGAAGACCGTCTGGAAGAGCTTCTTGGTGTGCTGCATGCCAAGGGTTGTGATGCTCGCTATGTTGTCGGCGACGTAACCGATCCAGCCCATCGGCAGCATCTGGTTGAGCGAGCGGAAAGCGACTTTCGAGGGCTCGATGTGCTGGTCAATAATGCGGGCGTCGGGGCGTATGGAAGCTTTGAAGATGCTACGCCCGAGCGGCTGCGAACGCTGATGGAAGTCAACTTCTTCGCCCCGGTCGAATTGACCCGTTTGATGCTCCCGATTCTGGAAAAAGGGACCACGTCGGCGGTCTGTAATATCTCGTCGGTTCTGGCGCATCGAGCGGTCCCTGGGAAGAGCGAATACTGTGCTAGCAAGTTCGCGTTGCATGGTTTCAGTGATGCCCTACGGGCGGAAGTGTCGAGTAAGGGAATAGATGTGATTTTGGTCAGCCCCAGCACCACCAGCAGCGAGTTTGCCGCCGCGGTGATCGAGAAGCGGGGCAGGGTTCCGGCCCAAGGAAAGTTCGTCCGAACGCCCCACAGTGTGGCCATCGCGGCCCTGCGAGCGATTCGCCTGGGTCGGCACGAAATCATCCCCAGTAAAACGGGTTTCGCGATGGTTCTGCTCGATCGGCTCTGTCCATCTCTGGCGGACTGGGCCGTGGCGAAGTTTGGCTATGTTTGA
- the hflX gene encoding GTPase HflX, whose translation MLVKLLDPGVEYPNDPLDELDGLATTAGTTVVGKLTQRRERPDPGTYLGKGKIEELKLCADASSADVIIFDNELSPGQTRNLERETERKVIDRTELILDIFATHAQTLESRLAVELAQLEYSLPRLKRMWSHLDRIKMGVGMRGPGEKQLEVDRRLVEKRIRDLKDDLEKVAKRRERQVAARKESMTISLVGYTNAGKSTLMNKLTDAQVLSADMLFATLDTRTRRWRLPHWGPVLLSDTVGFIRDLPHRLIASFKATLEEANQADLLLHVADASNPEAEQQIAAVYEVLEEIGIEQKDTLLVLNKIDRIEDSRQLEQLQARFPHAVPVSAYSGEGLDKLAIAVSDALSKSFSDVEIEAPVENGKLVAYCATHGEIVSKRYGNEKLFVHCRIPTAHLGRIENQNPGVVIRPYAQDFDPAESDAVGDVA comes from the coding sequence ATTCTAGTTAAGCTTTTGGACCCTGGTGTCGAGTATCCAAACGACCCCCTCGACGAATTGGATGGGCTGGCGACCACCGCTGGAACGACCGTGGTGGGCAAGTTAACTCAGCGACGTGAAAGGCCTGATCCGGGGACCTACCTGGGAAAAGGAAAGATCGAAGAATTGAAGCTGTGCGCTGATGCCTCGTCGGCCGATGTGATCATCTTCGATAACGAGCTTTCGCCTGGTCAAACGCGTAATCTGGAACGCGAAACCGAACGGAAGGTGATCGACCGGACTGAGTTGATTCTGGATATCTTCGCCACCCATGCTCAGACCCTCGAATCGCGTCTGGCGGTCGAGCTGGCGCAGCTGGAATATTCGCTTCCACGCCTCAAGCGGATGTGGTCTCACTTGGACCGTATCAAGATGGGCGTGGGTATGCGTGGTCCTGGTGAAAAGCAGCTGGAAGTTGACCGCCGATTGGTCGAAAAGCGGATCCGCGATTTGAAGGACGACCTGGAGAAAGTCGCCAAGCGTCGCGAACGCCAGGTGGCCGCCCGTAAAGAGTCGATGACCATCAGTCTGGTGGGCTATACCAACGCCGGAAAAAGCACGCTGATGAACAAGTTGACCGACGCCCAGGTGCTGTCGGCTGACATGCTTTTCGCCACGCTCGATACTCGGACTCGACGTTGGCGATTGCCACACTGGGGACCGGTTCTGTTGAGTGATACGGTTGGGTTTATTCGCGACCTGCCTCACCGTTTGATTGCTTCGTTTAAAGCGACTCTGGAAGAAGCCAATCAGGCCGATTTGCTGCTGCACGTGGCCGATGCCAGTAATCCGGAAGCCGAGCAGCAAATCGCTGCGGTTTACGAGGTTCTCGAGGAAATCGGCATCGAACAGAAAGATACGCTGCTGGTCCTGAATAAAATCGATCGGATCGAAGATTCTCGGCAGTTAGAGCAGCTTCAGGCCAGGTTCCCACATGCGGTTCCCGTGAGTGCCTACTCGGGCGAAGGGCTCGATAAGCTGGCGATCGCCGTGAGTGACGCGCTCAGTAAATCGTTCTCGGATGTCGAGATCGAAGCCCCGGTCGAGAACGGCAAATTGGTCGCCTATTGTGCGACCCATGGCGAGATCGTTTCCAAGCGATATGGCAACGAGAAGCTCTTCGTGCATTGCCGGATTCCGACGGCTCATTTGGGGCGTATCGAAAACCAAAACCCCGGCGTTGTCATTCGTCCCTACGCTCAGGATTTCGATCCTGCGGAATCGGACGCCGTGGGGGATGTGGCCTGA
- a CDS encoding sugar phosphate isomerase/epimerase family protein, whose amino-acid sequence MPMQLGRRQFLHSMAAAGASLSLGSSLLAAESEKKAPFKISLAQWSLHRTIRSGKLDNLDFAKTAKEQCGIEAIEYVNQFFKDKAKDEKYLAEMNMRANDLGVKQLLIMVDGEGALGDADDAKRKKAVENHYKWAEAAKTLGGHSIRVNAQSSGSYEEQIKRAADGLAQLSEFAKGLGLNVIVENHGGLSSNGAWLAEVMKTVDMENCGTLPDFGNFRVSKDEMYDRYKGVNELMPYAKAVSAKSHNFNAEGLETNTDYFKMMDIVVNKHGYHGYVGVEWEGGSPDEIEGIILTRKLLERCAEKLSA is encoded by the coding sequence ATGCCCATGCAACTTGGCCGTCGCCAGTTTCTTCATTCGATGGCTGCCGCTGGCGCCAGCCTGTCCCTAGGCTCATCGCTTTTGGCTGCTGAATCGGAAAAGAAGGCCCCCTTCAAAATCTCGCTAGCCCAGTGGTCACTGCACCGTACCATCCGCAGCGGCAAGCTCGACAACCTCGATTTCGCCAAGACCGCCAAAGAACAGTGCGGAATTGAGGCCATCGAGTATGTGAATCAGTTCTTCAAAGATAAGGCCAAGGACGAAAAGTACCTGGCTGAAATGAACATGCGAGCCAACGACCTGGGCGTGAAGCAGCTGTTGATCATGGTCGACGGCGAAGGCGCCCTGGGCGATGCCGACGACGCGAAGCGCAAGAAAGCAGTCGAAAACCACTATAAATGGGCCGAAGCCGCCAAAACCCTGGGTGGCCACTCGATCCGCGTGAATGCCCAGAGCAGCGGTAGCTACGAAGAACAGATCAAGCGAGCCGCCGATGGCCTGGCTCAATTGAGCGAGTTCGCGAAGGGCCTGGGCCTGAACGTGATCGTCGAAAACCATGGCGGCCTTTCGTCCAACGGCGCCTGGCTAGCCGAAGTGATGAAGACCGTCGACATGGAAAACTGCGGCACGCTGCCAGACTTCGGCAACTTCCGTGTCAGCAAAGACGAAATGTACGATCGCTATAAGGGTGTCAACGAACTGATGCCATACGCCAAGGCGGTCAGTGCCAAGTCGCACAACTTCAACGCCGAAGGCCTGGAAACCAACACCGACTACTTCAAGATGATGGACATCGTCGTGAACAAGCATGGCTATCACGGCTATGTCGGTGTCGAATGGGAAGGTGGCAGTCCGGATGAGATCGAAGGGATCATCCTGACCCGCAAGCTGCTGGAACGTTGCGCCGAAAAGCTATCGGCCTAG
- a CDS encoding toxin-antitoxin system HicB family antitoxin — MSQFNPGTNSYPQPQPAPRPVYPNTTFPPQQHSQPQYHAPQPAATEGIYATSRPTFTGSPQAPVQPAAPAGPAMNVAPTATFDEKKGEALRIARDFFRGVPDWVTYFREILGVEGIVHRLFPQPEEFTKFEQSEEYGEIQLMIVKLRERTNTQNESKEPTRVITVRLPKSLHESLRVEAHSRRTSMNKLCISKLLQVIDDSMIPND; from the coding sequence ATGTCGCAGTTCAACCCAGGCACTAACTCGTACCCGCAGCCACAGCCAGCACCGCGACCGGTTTATCCGAACACCACGTTCCCGCCGCAGCAGCACAGCCAGCCGCAGTACCACGCTCCGCAGCCAGCAGCTACCGAAGGCATTTACGCGACCTCGCGTCCGACCTTCACTGGTTCGCCGCAAGCACCGGTTCAGCCAGCTGCCCCTGCCGGCCCGGCCATGAACGTTGCCCCAACTGCCACCTTCGACGAAAAGAAGGGTGAAGCCCTCCGTATCGCTCGCGATTTCTTCCGTGGCGTTCCGGATTGGGTTACCTACTTCCGTGAAATCCTGGGCGTGGAAGGCATCGTGCATCGCCTCTTCCCACAGCCAGAAGAATTCACCAAGTTCGAGCAGTCGGAAGAGTACGGCGAAATCCAGCTGATGATCGTCAAGCTGCGTGAACGCACCAACACTCAGAACGAATCGAAAGAACCTACCCGGGTTATCACCGTTCGTCTGCCGAAGAGCCTGCACGAATCGCTGCGTGTCGAAGCCCACTCGCGTCGCACCAGCATGAACAAGCTTTGCATCTCGAAACTGCTGCAGGTCATCGACGATTCGATGATCCCGAACGACTAA
- a CDS encoding ATP-dependent Clp protease adaptor ClpS: protein MSSEDTVVATPESIVENKPRRQPPYGVILHNDHINTIEFVVETLRKVFGYDLEKCFLLTLEAHDHGRSLVWCGTLEGAELKRELILSRGADPEMKGRGALPLKVTLEEMPQ from the coding sequence ATGAGCAGCGAAGATACCGTTGTCGCCACCCCAGAATCGATCGTCGAGAACAAACCTCGACGCCAGCCCCCCTATGGCGTGATTCTGCATAACGATCACATCAACACGATCGAGTTCGTGGTCGAGACCCTCCGAAAGGTATTCGGATACGATCTCGAAAAGTGCTTTCTGCTGACCCTTGAAGCCCACGACCACGGCCGCAGCCTGGTCTGGTGCGGAACACTGGAAGGCGCCGAGCTGAAGCGTGAACTGATCCTTTCGCGCGGTGCCGATCCGGAAATGAAGGGCCGCGGCGCCCTTCCGCTGAAGGTCACCCTGGAAGAAATGCCGCAATAG
- a CDS encoding sulfurtransferase produces MNTTTALPDAGPVLNISSYLFASLSDLKPLRDSLRRLCRRLDLRGTILLSTEGINLFVAGPAESIEKLLAALRKVPGLEKLEAKESFTSYQPFRRMLVKIKKEIIAFGIDGIEPATRTAPKLPPQQLKQWLDEGKPLMLYDVRNDYEVKVGTFTNAVPAGIDTFRDFPEAVANLPEESKQTPVVMFCTGGIRCEKAGPFMQKAGFQEVYQLEGGILKYFELVGGDHYQGDCFVFDQRVAVDPRLQESAVAQCFVCQTPLTTEEQNSPLYVPGESCPHCFKSAQEAMTSVIAKRHAKLKEVTSPLPGSIPYTNTRRIYVSSEQKGKTIYEVMAEKVPAASQGFWEKMVRERLMVEIIEHQDERLVEYRAVDPNAPLEAGQLFEQRYPGTIEPDVSTDIQILYEDTGLIVVSKPAPLPMHPCGRFNKNSLVNFLERVYHPQKLRIAHRLDANTTGVAVLSRTSAVARQVQPQFEQGKVEKRYLALVHGHPTENEFICEEPIGTSRVTGGGRRVEEGGQPARTDFIVRERFDNGTALMEVSPKTGRTNQIRLHLWHLGFPIVGDPMYQQNNVMQQKQTLGVEEPPMCLHAWEVRFRHPQTTEMVTFQAPAPSWAEGVSAE; encoded by the coding sequence ATGAATACGACCACTGCTCTGCCCGACGCCGGGCCCGTTCTGAACATTTCTTCGTACCTGTTCGCATCGCTGAGCGACTTGAAGCCGCTGCGCGACTCGCTTCGCCGGCTTTGTCGTCGCTTAGACCTGCGCGGAACGATTCTGCTGAGCACCGAAGGGATCAACCTCTTCGTCGCCGGACCGGCCGAGAGCATCGAGAAGTTGTTGGCCGCCCTCCGCAAAGTCCCCGGCCTGGAAAAGCTGGAAGCGAAAGAAAGCTTCACCAGCTACCAGCCATTCCGCCGTATGCTGGTGAAGATCAAGAAAGAGATCATCGCCTTCGGTATCGATGGCATCGAACCCGCCACGCGGACTGCTCCCAAGCTTCCGCCTCAGCAACTCAAGCAGTGGCTCGACGAAGGCAAGCCGCTGATGCTGTACGACGTCCGTAACGACTACGAAGTCAAAGTCGGGACGTTCACCAATGCGGTGCCGGCCGGGATCGATACCTTCCGTGATTTTCCGGAAGCGGTCGCTAATTTGCCAGAAGAGAGCAAACAAACTCCGGTCGTCATGTTCTGCACCGGTGGAATTCGCTGCGAGAAGGCTGGCCCCTTCATGCAGAAGGCAGGCTTCCAGGAAGTTTATCAACTGGAAGGTGGCATCCTGAAGTACTTTGAACTCGTCGGTGGCGATCACTACCAGGGAGATTGTTTCGTCTTCGATCAACGGGTCGCCGTCGATCCGCGATTGCAAGAGTCGGCTGTGGCTCAGTGCTTTGTCTGCCAGACACCGCTGACGACCGAAGAACAAAATTCGCCGTTGTATGTCCCTGGCGAGTCGTGCCCGCACTGCTTCAAGTCGGCTCAGGAAGCGATGACGTCCGTGATCGCCAAGCGACATGCAAAGCTGAAGGAAGTCACCTCGCCCCTGCCAGGCAGCATCCCTTACACCAACACGCGCCGCATTTACGTTTCGTCGGAACAAAAGGGTAAGACGATCTACGAAGTGATGGCCGAGAAAGTCCCGGCTGCCTCGCAAGGCTTTTGGGAAAAGATGGTCCGCGAGCGTTTGATGGTCGAGATCATCGAACACCAGGACGAACGCCTGGTCGAATACCGCGCCGTCGATCCAAACGCCCCCCTGGAAGCAGGCCAGCTCTTCGAACAACGCTACCCAGGCACCATCGAACCGGACGTCAGCACCGACATTCAGATTTTGTACGAAGACACCGGCCTGATTGTTGTCAGCAAGCCGGCCCCACTGCCCATGCATCCATGTGGTCGGTTCAATAAGAACTCGCTGGTCAACTTCCTCGAACGGGTCTATCACCCTCAGAAGCTTCGCATCGCGCATCGCCTCGATGCCAACACGACCGGCGTGGCCGTGTTGTCGCGAACCAGCGCTGTCGCGCGTCAGGTTCAGCCGCAGTTCGAGCAAGGCAAAGTCGAGAAGCGTTATCTCGCTCTGGTCCATGGCCATCCGACCGAAAACGAATTCATCTGCGAAGAACCGATTGGCACTTCGCGTGTCACCGGTGGTGGTCGCCGCGTGGAAGAAGGTGGCCAGCCAGCCCGAACCGATTTCATCGTTCGCGAGCGATTCGATAACGGCACCGCTCTGATGGAAGTTTCGCCGAAGACAGGTCGCACGAATCAAATTCGTTTGCACCTGTGGCATCTCGGCTTCCCGATCGTCGGGGATCCGATGTACCAGCAAAACAACGTCATGCAGCAGAAGCAGACGCTAGGCGTGGAAGAACCGCCGATGTGTTTGCATGCGTGGGAAGTTCGCTTCCGTCATCCGCAGACAACCGAGATGGTTACGTTCCAGGCCCCCGCACCGAGCTGGGCCGAAGGCGTTTCAGCAGAATAG